Proteins co-encoded in one Stutzerimonas stutzeri genomic window:
- a CDS encoding LysR family transcriptional regulator, translated as MTLKQLRYLIAIAEAGSFSAAARRAYIAQPALSRQISLLESELRIQLLERQHDGVALTDAGRQLYEVARSVVQKLDSVKDELTSTRGDPKGHVSISIPATASALLLPAIIARATEKFPSISLTVCDGLTREGGQAIELGKVDFGVVPNAEELEHVTAEPIFTEDLYWVGNSAADRDTSPITLAEAGATRLVMAPRALHLRRRIEQAAMEAGVVLNVVYEQQSAPGIASLVRSGLAATICNWPPLEELYEATAARLIVEPRITRTVSIAYSVHKPLSFAASCMRDLVRAILLEAVRTGRWRGSLIERDIDDGSQALERTAGVSS; from the coding sequence ATGACCCTCAAGCAGCTCCGTTACCTGATTGCCATCGCCGAGGCCGGGAGCTTTTCCGCTGCCGCCCGGCGGGCCTACATTGCGCAGCCGGCGTTGAGTCGGCAGATCAGCCTGCTGGAAAGCGAATTGCGCATCCAGTTGCTGGAGCGTCAGCACGATGGTGTGGCGTTGACCGATGCGGGCCGGCAGCTGTACGAGGTCGCGCGTTCGGTGGTGCAGAAGCTCGATTCGGTAAAGGACGAACTGACCTCCACCCGGGGCGATCCCAAGGGCCACGTGTCCATCTCGATTCCGGCCACCGCCTCCGCATTGCTGTTGCCGGCGATCATCGCGCGGGCGACGGAAAAATTCCCCAGCATCAGCCTGACGGTCTGCGACGGCCTGACGCGCGAGGGTGGTCAGGCCATCGAGTTGGGCAAGGTCGATTTCGGTGTGGTGCCCAACGCCGAGGAACTGGAGCACGTGACCGCCGAGCCGATTTTCACTGAAGACCTTTATTGGGTGGGGAACTCGGCCGCCGATCGCGACACCTCGCCTATCACCCTGGCCGAGGCGGGTGCAACTCGTCTGGTCATGGCGCCGCGGGCGTTGCACCTGCGCCGACGCATCGAGCAGGCGGCGATGGAAGCGGGCGTGGTGCTCAATGTCGTCTATGAACAGCAATCGGCACCGGGAATCGCCAGCCTGGTGCGCTCCGGGCTGGCGGCGACCATCTGCAACTGGCCACCCCTGGAAGAACTCTACGAGGCGACCGCCGCGCGGCTGATCGTCGAACCGCGCATTACCCGTACCGTGTCCATCGCCTACTCGGTGCACAAGCCGCTGTCGTTCGCGGCCTCCTGTATGCGAGACCTGGTGCGCGCCATCCTGCTGGAGGCGGTGCGCACCGGCCGATGGCGTGGCAGCCTGATCGAGCGTGACATCGATGACGGGTCTCAGGCCCTTGAGAGGACGGCAGGCGTTTCTTCCTGA
- a CDS encoding MFS transporter, whose translation MSREETGFNPRKAWTIACLLAFMMLVNFLDKVVIGLVGVPMTKELGLTPTEFGLIGGALHWLFAVSAVVGGFLANRRPTRTLLLGMGLFWALIQLPMLFVSSLWMIVACRVLLGIGEGPASPVATHALYKWFPDDRRSLPVAMLHSGSAMGLLVAGAMIPWISLNYGWRINFAVLAAIGLIWCALWLALGREGTLDSLRAGQVAQDNHAVPYRRLLSDSSVLGNYACHFAANWSLALTLTWVPSYLEIGLGVDPLKTGHMFVLFVVITTPLSLFMAWLSQRLMRRGVPSRLARGAFVSVCLMTGGLFSASLMLTELSVSIRIIALTLSGGLALVMYSVGPAMLAEFTPSGQRGGILAIGNAVASLAGLSAPVITGLLVQGAGAGHPGGYAQGFLVCGLVMIAAGLIGLVSMNPQRSRQRLAQEETPAVLSRA comes from the coding sequence ATGAGCCGAGAAGAAACGGGCTTCAATCCGCGCAAAGCCTGGACAATCGCCTGCCTGCTGGCCTTTATGATGCTGGTCAACTTTCTCGACAAGGTCGTGATTGGCCTGGTCGGCGTGCCGATGACCAAGGAACTTGGCCTGACGCCAACCGAGTTCGGCCTGATCGGTGGCGCCCTGCACTGGCTTTTCGCTGTTTCCGCGGTGGTCGGTGGTTTTCTCGCCAATCGCAGGCCCACCCGCACGCTGCTGCTCGGCATGGGCTTGTTCTGGGCACTGATCCAGCTCCCCATGTTGTTCGTCAGCTCGCTATGGATGATCGTGGCCTGCCGGGTCCTGCTCGGCATCGGTGAAGGGCCTGCCTCGCCAGTGGCCACCCACGCGTTGTACAAATGGTTTCCCGATGATCGTCGCAGCCTGCCGGTTGCCATGCTCCATTCCGGCAGCGCCATGGGCCTGCTGGTAGCCGGGGCGATGATTCCCTGGATCAGTCTTAATTACGGGTGGCGCATCAACTTCGCGGTGCTCGCCGCGATCGGCCTGATCTGGTGCGCGTTGTGGCTGGCACTGGGACGCGAAGGGACGCTGGACAGTCTACGTGCCGGTCAAGTGGCGCAGGACAACCACGCCGTGCCCTATCGCCGGTTGCTGAGCGACAGCAGTGTGCTCGGTAACTACGCCTGTCACTTTGCGGCTAACTGGTCGCTGGCGCTGACCCTGACCTGGGTGCCGAGCTACCTGGAAATCGGCCTCGGCGTCGACCCGCTGAAGACCGGCCACATGTTCGTGCTGTTCGTCGTCATCACGACGCCGCTGAGTCTGTTCATGGCCTGGCTGTCGCAGCGCCTGATGCGCCGCGGGGTGCCTTCACGTCTGGCGCGAGGAGCCTTCGTGTCGGTGTGCCTCATGACAGGAGGGCTGTTCTCCGCCTCGCTGATGCTGACCGAACTGTCGGTGAGCATCCGTATCATCGCCCTCACCCTCAGCGGCGGCCTGGCGCTGGTGATGTACTCGGTAGGCCCGGCCATGCTCGCCGAGTTCACCCCCAGCGGTCAGCGAGGCGGCATTCTCGCCATCGGTAATGCGGTGGCTTCGCTGGCCGGTCTGTCAGCGCCCGTGATCACCGGCCTGCTGGTGCAAGGCGCCGGTGCGGGGCATCCGGGAGGCTACGCCCAGGGTTTCCTCGTCTGTGGCCTGGTCATGATCGCAGCGGGCCTGATCGGTCTTGTCAGCATGAATCCGCAGCGTTCGCGGCAGCGTTTAGCTCAGGAAGAAACGCCTGCCGTCCTCTCAAGGGCCTGA
- a CDS encoding acyl-CoA dehydrogenase family protein, producing MIKPSEKAARLIDGINRFARDELAPLAQREHIVWGEPVPRPLLNDIWRRSCELGFYNAMLPEALGGAGLNVADLCAVKEAAVLTGSPLAPHILGELSGPPRVGHLFKVASEHQIEAFLGPICRADKAICFALTEAEAGSDATAIGTVARRDGDHYVLHGAKRYISGAPYADLAVLLAVTGPGRGPQGISAFFVDLHADGVSIDSDYSVMSGGGAHGNILLEDVRVPVENRIGDEGAGFKLAMGRITLNRLLHCPTMLGMAGLALNLSLEHARTRKQFGQPIAMFQAINHMLADMATELYAARSMMYATAANNDAGGDIKLQAPMCKLFASETAFRIADKAVQIHGGAGLIKGHPVEWFFRATRMMRVLTGTSEIQRNTIAKGILMPN from the coding sequence ATGATCAAGCCAAGCGAAAAAGCCGCTCGCCTCATCGACGGCATCAACAGGTTTGCGCGTGACGAACTGGCGCCCCTGGCGCAGCGCGAACATATCGTCTGGGGCGAGCCGGTGCCCAGACCTCTGCTGAACGACATCTGGCGTCGCTCCTGCGAACTCGGTTTCTATAACGCCATGCTGCCCGAGGCGCTAGGCGGCGCCGGGCTGAACGTGGCCGACCTCTGTGCAGTGAAGGAGGCAGCGGTACTGACCGGCTCTCCCCTCGCGCCACACATACTGGGCGAGCTGTCCGGCCCGCCACGCGTCGGCCACCTGTTCAAAGTCGCCAGCGAGCACCAGATAGAAGCCTTCCTGGGCCCGATCTGCCGGGCCGACAAGGCCATCTGTTTCGCGCTCACCGAGGCCGAGGCCGGATCCGATGCCACCGCCATTGGCACGGTGGCACGCCGCGACGGTGACCACTACGTTCTGCATGGCGCCAAGCGCTACATATCCGGTGCGCCCTATGCGGATCTCGCCGTGCTGCTCGCCGTCACGGGCCCAGGCCGCGGCCCCCAGGGCATCTCAGCCTTCTTTGTCGACCTGCACGCAGACGGCGTCAGCATCGACAGCGATTACTCGGTGATGTCCGGCGGCGGCGCCCACGGCAACATTCTCCTCGAGGACGTCCGCGTCCCGGTCGAGAACCGCATCGGCGACGAAGGGGCCGGCTTCAAATTGGCCATGGGCAGGATTACCCTCAACCGTCTGCTGCATTGCCCAACCATGCTCGGCATGGCCGGTCTGGCCCTCAACCTTTCGCTGGAGCACGCCCGCACGCGCAAGCAGTTCGGTCAGCCTATCGCCATGTTCCAGGCGATCAACCACATGCTCGCCGACATGGCCACCGAGTTGTACGCGGCGCGCAGCATGATGTACGCCACGGCGGCGAACAACGACGCCGGCGGGGATATCAAGCTGCAGGCGCCGATGTGCAAGTTGTTCGCCTCCGAAACCGCTTTCCGCATCGCCGACAAGGCGGTGCAGATTCACGGCGGCGCCGGCTTGATCAAGGGGCACCCCGTCGAGTGGTTTTTCCGCGCGACGCGCATGATGCGTGTGCTTACCGGCACCAGCGAGATCCAGCGCAATACCATCGCCAAGGGCATCCTGATGCCCAATTAA
- a CDS encoding class I adenylate-forming enzyme family protein: protein MNLGKIISRSALYWPDHEALVDARQRITFAQLERRTNRLASGLQTLGLDEGAHVAILALNRVELVEAEIAFYKSAMVKVPINARLSLDEIIQVLDDSHSQAVIADGRFAAALKRRRAELPRLRWIVSLDDDNGDTSYESVLERGSEAAASSDPADDALAVLHYTSGSSGVLKAAMLSFGNRKALIRKSIASPTRRAAPGDVMAHVGPITHASGMQIMPLLALGACNLLLERYDDQLLLETIERERVTRLFLVPAMINRLVNVPNVERFDLSSLRLVMYGAAPMAPALVKRAIALFGPILAQGYGAGETCSLVTVLTEQDHLIENDDQRRLASCGRCYFETDLRVVNEQFEDVKPGEIGEIVVKGPDIMQGYWQAPELTAEVMRDGYYLTGDLATVDDRGYVFIVDRKKEMIISGGFNIYPTEVEQVLYALPQVFEAAVVGVPDEQWGEAVRAVVVLKPGETLSAEAIIDHCGRTLAGFKKPRAVDFVTELPKNPNGKVVRRLIREAYWHNSERRI from the coding sequence TTGAACCTTGGAAAAATCATCAGTCGTAGCGCCCTCTATTGGCCCGACCATGAAGCATTGGTCGACGCCCGTCAGCGCATTACCTTCGCTCAGCTCGAGCGACGCACGAACCGCCTGGCCTCCGGCCTACAGACCCTGGGTCTGGACGAGGGCGCGCACGTGGCGATCCTGGCGCTCAACCGCGTCGAGCTGGTGGAGGCGGAAATCGCTTTCTACAAGTCGGCGATGGTCAAGGTGCCCATCAATGCCCGCTTGTCATTGGACGAGATCATCCAGGTACTGGACGATTCGCACAGCCAGGCGGTGATCGCGGATGGGCGGTTCGCCGCCGCCTTGAAACGGCGTCGCGCCGAGCTGCCTCGCCTGCGCTGGATCGTGTCGCTCGATGACGATAACGGCGACACCAGTTATGAATCCGTGCTGGAGCGCGGCAGCGAAGCCGCGGCGTCCAGCGACCCGGCGGACGATGCGCTGGCGGTGTTGCATTACACCTCCGGCAGCTCGGGCGTGCTCAAGGCTGCGATGCTGTCGTTCGGCAATCGCAAAGCGCTGATCCGCAAGAGCATCGCCAGCCCCACCCGCCGCGCGGCGCCCGGCGATGTCATGGCCCACGTCGGTCCGATTACCCATGCCAGCGGCATGCAGATCATGCCCCTCCTGGCATTAGGTGCCTGCAACCTACTGCTGGAGCGCTACGACGATCAGTTGCTGCTGGAGACCATCGAGCGGGAGCGGGTGACTCGCCTGTTCCTGGTACCGGCGATGATCAACCGCTTGGTGAACGTCCCCAACGTCGAACGCTTCGACCTCTCCAGCCTGCGTCTGGTGATGTACGGCGCCGCCCCCATGGCTCCGGCACTGGTCAAGAGGGCTATCGCCCTGTTCGGGCCGATACTCGCGCAGGGCTATGGCGCCGGCGAAACCTGCTCGCTGGTGACGGTGCTCACCGAGCAGGATCATCTGATCGAGAACGACGACCAGCGCCGCCTCGCGTCCTGCGGGCGCTGCTACTTCGAAACCGACCTGCGCGTGGTCAATGAGCAGTTCGAAGACGTCAAGCCAGGGGAAATCGGCGAGATCGTGGTCAAGGGCCCGGACATCATGCAGGGCTACTGGCAGGCCCCGGAGTTGACCGCTGAGGTGATGCGCGACGGTTACTACCTCACCGGTGATCTGGCCACGGTTGACGATCGCGGTTACGTGTTCATCGTCGACCGCAAGAAGGAAATGATCATTTCCGGCGGCTTCAACATCTACCCCACCGAAGTCGAGCAGGTGCTCTACGCCCTGCCGCAGGTCTTCGAGGCCGCGGTGGTCGGCGTACCCGACGAGCAATGGGGCGAGGCGGTGCGAGCGGTAGTCGTACTCAAGCCGGGCGAGACACTCAGCGCCGAAGCCATCATCGATCACTGTGGCCGCACCCTGGCGGGCTTCAAGAAGCCCCGCGCGGTGGATTTCGTCACCGAGTTGCCCAAGAACCCCAACGGAAAGGTCGTGCGCCGCCTGATTCGTGAAGCGTACTGGCATAACAGCGAAAGACGGATCTGA
- a CDS encoding outer membrane protein OmpK, with translation MKTTLAATLMAGITLAGETLADNALLWQDNSISYLYGKNFSVDAGDIQQTLTFEHASGWAWGDVFLFVDNKWYNGLNGDAGHTYYGEFAPRLSLGKVSGRDLSLGPIKDVLIAAQYERGESSDAGQANQAYLLGPGFDLAIPGFDRVALNIYYRKPDGIRGKASGQWQVTPVWAMTFPVGTSEILFDGYFDWAVNDVGKKGTPNYVSRNFQFNPQLKYDVGRAMHLAPRTFYVGIEYLYWSNKYGIRDSSAFNTDNNTTSLLFKAHF, from the coding sequence ATGAAAACGACACTTGCGGCTACGTTGATGGCCGGGATCACGCTCGCCGGCGAGACGCTGGCTGACAACGCCTTGCTGTGGCAGGACAACAGCATCTCCTACCTTTATGGGAAGAACTTCTCGGTCGATGCGGGAGACATACAACAGACCCTGACCTTCGAGCACGCCAGCGGCTGGGCATGGGGAGACGTTTTTCTGTTCGTCGATAACAAGTGGTACAACGGCCTGAACGGAGACGCCGGGCATACCTATTACGGCGAGTTCGCCCCACGCCTTTCACTGGGCAAGGTTTCCGGGCGCGACCTTTCCCTCGGCCCGATCAAGGACGTGCTCATCGCTGCGCAATACGAGCGCGGCGAAAGCAGCGACGCCGGCCAGGCCAACCAAGCCTATCTGCTCGGCCCCGGCTTCGATCTGGCGATACCGGGCTTCGATCGCGTGGCGCTGAATATCTACTACCGCAAACCCGACGGTATCAGGGGCAAAGCCTCCGGACAGTGGCAGGTGACCCCGGTCTGGGCGATGACGTTTCCTGTCGGCACGTCCGAAATACTGTTCGACGGTTACTTCGACTGGGCCGTCAATGACGTCGGCAAGAAGGGCACCCCCAACTATGTGTCCAGGAACTTCCAATTCAACCCGCAGTTGAAATATGACGTCGGTCGAGCCATGCACCTTGCGCCTCGAACCTTTTATGTCGGTATTGAATACCTGTACTGGTCCAACAAATACGGCATCAGAGACAGTTCGGCATTCAACACCGATAACAACACCACCAGCTTGTTGTTCAAAGCGCACTTTTGA
- a CDS encoding amidohydrolase family protein encodes MNAQQNILVKNPLAVMTGLRGARARAERVDIRISDGRIAAMAADLVAQPGERVIDASNCVVYPGWVNTHHHLFQNLLKAVPDGINHNLEGWLASVPYPRLARFTPQLVRVAARLGMAELLLSGATTCADHHFLYHLGGTTETGDALFEIADEFGMRFALCRGGALESAHAHPGFSKTALKPETLDVMVADIERLKSRYHQATPDAMRRVVVAPTTPTFSLPPGLLRELAQTARGLGLHMHTHLSETQNYVNFCREKYNCLPVEFVAEHEWLGPDVWFAHAVHMEPSEIRMLAQTGTGISHCPVSNSRLGSGIADVPRMDAAGVPISLGVDGVASNESGSMTGEAHTVWLIHRAAQGASATVAEDVIHWGTAGGARVLGLDAVGTLEVGQAADLVMYSLDHPRFFGFHDPALAPVVAGEPITVRYSIVGGRLVVDDGVIPGLDLEQLRAEAHEGVQLLLSALDDA; translated from the coding sequence ATGAACGCACAACAAAACATTCTCGTGAAAAACCCACTGGCGGTAATGACCGGCCTGCGTGGCGCGCGAGCCCGCGCCGAGCGGGTGGATATCCGCATCAGTGATGGCCGCATCGCCGCAATGGCCGCCGACCTGGTGGCCCAGCCTGGCGAACGGGTGATCGATGCCAGCAATTGCGTGGTCTATCCGGGCTGGGTCAATACCCACCACCACCTGTTCCAGAACCTGCTCAAAGCGGTCCCCGATGGCATCAACCATAACCTCGAGGGCTGGCTCGCCAGCGTTCCCTATCCGCGGTTGGCACGCTTCACCCCGCAGTTGGTACGCGTCGCAGCCCGGCTGGGCATGGCCGAGCTGCTGCTCTCCGGCGCCACTACCTGTGCCGATCACCATTTCCTGTATCACCTGGGGGGCACCACGGAAACCGGCGATGCGCTGTTCGAGATCGCCGACGAATTCGGCATGCGCTTCGCCCTTTGCCGGGGCGGCGCGCTGGAGTCGGCTCATGCGCATCCCGGCTTTTCCAAGACTGCGCTCAAACCCGAGACGCTGGACGTCATGGTGGCCGACATCGAGCGGCTCAAATCGCGCTACCACCAAGCTACGCCCGATGCGATGCGCCGCGTCGTCGTGGCCCCCACCACCCCCACCTTCTCCCTGCCACCGGGCTTGCTGCGCGAGCTGGCACAAACGGCTCGCGGCCTGGGCCTGCACATGCACACGCATCTGTCGGAAACGCAGAACTACGTGAATTTCTGCCGCGAGAAATACAACTGCCTGCCGGTGGAATTCGTCGCCGAACACGAGTGGCTCGGGCCGGATGTCTGGTTCGCCCACGCGGTGCATATGGAGCCATCGGAAATCCGCATGCTGGCGCAGACCGGTACGGGCATTTCCCATTGCCCGGTGAGCAACAGCCGGTTGGGTAGCGGCATCGCGGATGTGCCACGGATGGACGCCGCTGGAGTCCCCATTTCGCTGGGGGTCGACGGCGTGGCGTCGAACGAATCGGGCAGCATGACCGGCGAGGCGCATACCGTCTGGTTGATTCACCGGGCGGCCCAGGGTGCGTCGGCGACCGTGGCCGAGGATGTCATCCACTGGGGCACCGCGGGAGGCGCCAGGGTGCTGGGGCTGGACGCCGTCGGAACCCTTGAAGTCGGCCAAGCGGCAGATCTGGTGATGTATAGCCTCGATCATCCGCGCTTCTTCGGATTCCACGACCCGGCCCTGGCGCCCGTGGTTGCCGGAGAGCCGATCACCGTGCGCTACAGCATCGTCGGTGGCCGCCTGGTCGTCGACGACGGTGTGATTCCTGGGCTGGATCTGGAGCAGCTGCGCGCCGAGGCACACGAAGGCGTGCAGCTGTTGCTTTCGGCGTTGGATGACGCCTGA
- a CDS encoding nucleobase:cation symporter-2 family protein, producing MTSATHPVDNILPLRQMLTLGLQHMAVCYIGAIAVPLIIASALHMSQADTVVLISTTLFCSGIATLLQTVGFWKFGVRLPILQGVAFSSVGPVIAIASNPEVGFAGVCGAVIGAGLFTILAAPFVGKLRRFFPPVVTGCIVTVIGLQLFPVAYEWIGGGRHVSNFGAPSFLAVATAVVVTILLVNRFGGPMLRNLAVLIGMLVGALLGGTLGMGDLSSVQEAPWITVPYPFYFGVPTFALIPIATMVVVMTVQMVESMGLFLAIGDIVDKPIEEKQVINGLRANGLASTIAGCFAAFPFIAFMENVGLVILTGVRSRWVVAVSGLLMCLLALTPKLGAIIASTPRAALGGAAIAMFGVVAAAGIQTLAKVDYERNRYNVLIVGFTIPAALVPVLTPALFEQLPEWSQPFLHSSVVIACLLAVTLNALLNGVSRPAKVALENASHSL from the coding sequence ATGACTTCCGCCACGCATCCGGTAGATAACATCCTGCCATTACGGCAAATGCTCACCCTCGGCCTGCAACACATGGCCGTCTGCTACATCGGCGCCATCGCGGTGCCGCTGATTATCGCCTCGGCGCTGCACATGTCCCAGGCCGATACGGTGGTGCTGATCAGTACCACGCTGTTCTGTTCCGGCATCGCCACCCTGTTGCAGACCGTTGGCTTCTGGAAGTTCGGCGTACGCTTGCCGATCCTGCAGGGGGTTGCCTTCAGCAGCGTCGGACCGGTGATCGCCATCGCCAGCAACCCGGAAGTCGGCTTTGCCGGGGTCTGCGGCGCGGTGATCGGGGCGGGTTTGTTCACCATCCTCGCCGCGCCTTTCGTCGGCAAACTGCGGCGCTTTTTCCCGCCGGTGGTAACCGGCTGCATCGTCACGGTGATCGGCTTGCAGCTGTTTCCGGTGGCCTATGAGTGGATCGGCGGGGGGCGTCATGTGAGCAACTTCGGCGCGCCGTCGTTCCTCGCGGTCGCCACCGCGGTGGTGGTGACCATTCTGCTGGTCAATCGCTTCGGCGGTCCGATGCTGCGCAACCTCGCGGTGCTGATCGGCATGCTGGTGGGTGCGCTGCTGGGGGGAACGCTGGGCATGGGCGACCTTTCCAGTGTGCAGGAGGCCCCTTGGATCACGGTGCCGTATCCCTTCTACTTTGGCGTGCCGACCTTCGCCCTCATTCCCATTGCCACCATGGTGGTGGTAATGACCGTGCAGATGGTCGAGTCCATGGGCCTGTTCCTGGCCATCGGCGACATCGTCGACAAGCCCATCGAAGAGAAGCAGGTGATCAATGGCCTGCGCGCCAACGGCCTGGCCAGCACCATCGCCGGTTGTTTCGCCGCCTTTCCCTTTATCGCCTTCATGGAAAACGTCGGCCTGGTGATTCTCACCGGGGTGCGCAGCCGCTGGGTGGTAGCCGTTAGCGGACTGCTGATGTGCCTGCTGGCGCTGACGCCCAAGCTGGGCGCGATCATCGCCTCGACGCCGCGCGCCGCCCTCGGCGGGGCCGCTATCGCGATGTTCGGGGTGGTGGCCGCTGCCGGAATCCAGACCCTGGCCAAGGTCGACTACGAGCGCAACCGCTACAACGTGCTGATCGTCGGTTTCACCATCCCCGCGGCGCTGGTGCCCGTGCTGACGCCGGCGCTGTTCGAGCAGCTGCCGGAGTGGAGCCAGCCGTTTCTACACAGCAGCGTGGTTATCGCCTGCCTGCTTGCGGTCACCCTCAATGCGCTGCTCAACGGCGTCAGCCGGCCCGCCAAGGTAGCGCTGGAAAACGCCTCGCACAGTCTCTGA
- a CDS encoding CobW family GTP-binding protein, which yields MNTPFNAPSRNDKIPVTILTGFLGAGKTTLLNYILRENHGRKIAVIENEFGEVGIDGDLVLSSETEEIYEMVNGCVCCTAEVREDLVRIVRELVARPERLDHILIETSGMADPYPVAQSFFISDPIAKEVELDAIVTMVDAKHVGQHLKDLQLDGMDNQAVDQIVCADRIVVNKVDLVHPHEVDDLILTIRGLNATADLETSSYGQIDLSKIFGIGAFESTRKLMEIGADKHHAEQPHQHQHHADHDHDDAYTHEHDPSVTSVGFAVDADIDLPAFHAWISELRTQQAETLFRMKGVLAVKSQDQRYVLQGVHSLIEFRAAQPWGNEPRSSKIVFIGRNLDRAALNEGFQACLAS from the coding sequence ATGAACACGCCATTCAACGCCCCCAGCCGCAACGACAAGATCCCGGTCACCATACTCACCGGCTTCCTGGGTGCCGGCAAAACCACGCTGCTCAACTACATCCTGCGCGAGAACCACGGACGCAAGATCGCCGTGATCGAAAACGAATTCGGTGAAGTGGGCATCGACGGTGATCTGGTGCTGTCCTCCGAAACCGAGGAAATCTACGAGATGGTCAACGGTTGTGTGTGCTGCACGGCCGAGGTCCGCGAAGACCTGGTGCGCATCGTGCGCGAGCTGGTCGCGCGGCCGGAGCGGCTCGATCACATCCTCATCGAAACCAGCGGCATGGCCGACCCCTACCCCGTTGCGCAGAGCTTCTTCATCAGCGACCCGATCGCAAAAGAGGTGGAGCTCGATGCCATTGTCACGATGGTCGACGCGAAACACGTCGGTCAGCACCTGAAGGATCTGCAGCTGGACGGTATGGATAACCAGGCAGTGGATCAGATCGTCTGCGCCGACCGCATCGTGGTCAACAAGGTCGATCTCGTTCATCCCCATGAGGTCGACGATCTGATCCTCACGATTCGGGGCCTCAACGCCACGGCTGACCTGGAGACGTCCAGCTACGGACAGATCGACCTGTCGAAGATCTTCGGCATCGGTGCGTTCGAGTCCACGCGAAAGCTGATGGAAATCGGTGCCGACAAGCATCACGCCGAGCAGCCGCACCAGCACCAGCACCATGCTGACCACGACCACGACGACGCGTACACGCACGAGCACGATCCCAGCGTGACCTCGGTGGGCTTCGCGGTGGACGCCGATATCGACCTGCCCGCCTTTCATGCCTGGATCAGCGAACTACGCACCCAGCAGGCCGAAACGCTGTTTCGCATGAAGGGCGTGCTGGCCGTCAAGAGCCAGGACCAACGTTACGTACTTCAGGGCGTGCACAGCCTGATCGAGTTTCGCGCTGCGCAGCCGTGGGGCAACGAACCCCGCTCAAGCAAGATCGTTTTTATCGGACGCAATCTTGACCGAGCCGCTTTGAACGAGGGTTTCCAGGCCTGCCTAGCCAGTTGA
- a CDS encoding UbiX family flavin prenyltransferase, whose translation MTAHRRLVVGISGASGFIYGLRLLEVLAELNVETHLVVSRAALLTMAHETDYKLADVITRASHYHRSDDLAAGISSGSFRSLGMIVAPCSMRTLAEIATGTSTSLISRAADVTLKERRPLVLMARETPLTLAHLRNMTAVTEMGGIIAPPVPAFYARPENLTQMIDHTLGRVLDLFGLDAGTALRWGESAPTASAIADPLPTAKEIV comes from the coding sequence ATGACTGCGCATCGGCGTTTGGTCGTCGGCATCAGCGGTGCGTCCGGCTTCATCTACGGCTTGCGTCTGCTGGAAGTGCTGGCGGAGCTGAACGTTGAAACCCACCTGGTCGTCAGCCGCGCGGCCTTGCTGACGATGGCGCACGAGACCGACTACAAGCTGGCGGACGTGATCACCCGTGCGAGTCACTACCATCGCTCCGATGACCTGGCAGCGGGTATTTCCAGCGGATCCTTCCGCTCGCTGGGAATGATCGTCGCGCCCTGCTCGATGAGGACGCTGGCGGAGATCGCGACCGGCACCTCTACGAGCCTGATCTCGCGCGCGGCCGACGTCACGCTCAAGGAGCGCCGCCCCTTGGTGCTGATGGCCCGCGAAACACCGCTGACCCTGGCCCATCTGCGCAACATGACGGCCGTCACCGAGATGGGCGGCATCATCGCTCCGCCCGTGCCGGCGTTCTATGCGCGGCCGGAAAACCTTACCCAGATGATCGACCACACCCTAGGTCGGGTACTCGACCTGTTCGGCCTCGATGCCGGCACCGCACTGCGTTGGGGCGAATCCGCCCCGACGGCCAGCGCGATCGCCGACCCGCTTCCCACCGCCAAGGAGATCGTATGA